The genome window CCGCCTGCCCGATGATCTCGCGGCGCTCGCGGTCGGCGTGCGCCAGGTCGGGCAAGGTCGTGCGGTCAAGCTCGTCGCCGCTGCCGAGTATCTCTTCAAACGGCACATGCGCGACGCCGCGGCGCTGCTGCTGATTCAGGCACTCGTTCAAAGCGATGCGGTACATCCAGGTCGCCGGGCTCGATTGGTAGCGAAAACCCGGCAGCCCTTTGTAGATTTTGATGAAGACGATTTGCAGCACGTCTTCGGCCCAGCCGGCGTCGCCGAGGGTATAAAAGATCAGGTTGTTGAGGCGGTCGCGGTAACGCTCGTAGAGCGCCCGAAAGGCGTTGCGGTCGCCGCGCTGGGCCGCGAGCACCAGCGCGCGCTCGTCCTGTTCGGGCTGTTCGACGCGCGTTTCGGTCATTTCCTTTAGACTAAAGCCTTAAACTAATTAGACACAAGCGGCGCGATTTCCTTCCCCTGCAAGGCAAATATTTTTGAAGCCCGCCGCCTGCGCCGTAGAGCGCCATCTTGACAGTCGCGCGTCTGGTCGGCTAAGCTTATTTATTGCGTTTACTAGAAAATTCCTGACAGGAGCACGAAGTGAAACCAGATATTCATCCGAAGTACATGACGGCGAACGTGCATTGCGCTTGCGGCGCGACCTGGGAAACGCGCTCGACCAAGCCGGAGATTCGCCTGGAAATCTGCTCGAGCTGCCACCCGTTCTTCACCGGCAAGCAGAAGCTGGTCGACACCGCCGGGCGCGTCGAGCGCTTTAACCGCAAGTACGGGCGCAAGACCGAAGCTTAACTTAACGACAACCGAATATTGGTTGCCGGGACAGGCGCGCGCCTCGGCGGCTGACAGCTTTGCACACCAGCAAGTCATCAGCCGCCGAGACGACCGTTGAAAACAGTTCCGGCAGCCAATATTTTTTTGTAGTAAAATCGCAACCAGCGCGCGGCAACCTGCCCGAAGCGGCGCGAATCGCATACGCGGAGGCTAGTGATGAAAGAAGAGCAGATTATCGTTGGCGGCCAGGCGGTCATCGAAGGCGTGATGATGCGCGCGCCGCACTCGTATGCGGTCGCCGTGCGTTTGCCAAGCGGCGAGATCATCTCGAAGGGCGAGCGGCTGCCGGTGTTGTCCGAGCAGTACCCGATGCTGCGACTGCCGGTGCTGCGCGGCGCCGGTGTCTTGATCCATTCGATGATCCTCGGCATCAAGGCGCTGAACTTTTCGGCCAACGCCATCTTTCACGAAACCGCCAACGCACCGGCTGAGCCGGCGCTGGCGGGGCAGACGGCGGCTTTGACTTCGACAGTAGCGGCGGCGGCTCCGGCCCTCGCCGCGGAGTCCAGGCCGGCGGTCGCCGAAGTCAAGAAAACGTCGAATGCGGCGGCGGCGGGCTCAATGATCTTCGCCGTCATCTTCAACGTCTTTCTGTTCATCGTGCTGCCGCTGGTGCTGACGAATATGCTGTTCGTCTACTTCGGCGGCGGGACGATGGAGGCGCACTCGGCGTCGGGCACCTGGTACGCGAACGCCTGGGCGTGGCTGAAAGCCTCGCTCCACCCTGTGCGCCCTTCGGTGATGTTTAACCTCGTTGATGGGCTGATCCGCATGACGTTCTTCCTCGTCATGATCACGACCTTCTCGCTGATGAGAGAGATGCGCCGCGTCTTTGAGTACCACGGCGCGGAGCATAAAGTCGTTTACACATGGGAAGCCGGCGAACCGCTGACGGTCGAAAACGCGCGCCGCAAATCGCGCCTGCATCCGCGCTGCGGCACCAGCTTTCTGATGATCGTGATGCTGGTTTCGATCATCGCCTTCTCAATCGTCAAATTCGACTCGCTCTTTTTGAACTTCGCCGTGCGGCTGCTGCTGATGCCGGTGATCGCCGGCGTCTCCTACGAAATCATCCGCGCTTCGGCCCGTAGCCGCGCGCAGTGGTTCTTCGCGGTCATCACGCGGCCCGGCCTCTGGCTCCAGAACATCACGACGAAAGAGCCGGACGATCAACAGCTCGAAGTCGCTATCTACGCGCTCGAAGAATCGCTGAAGCTTGAGCCATCGGCAGTGACCAGTTCTCAGCTCTCAGTTGCCAGCTCTTAGCGGCCATTGCCGCCTCTTGAGCACGGACAACTGGCAACGGACAACTGGTAACGGACAACTGGAGTTCTATGTTCGATAAACTCGATTCCATCGAAAAGAAGTACGAAGAGATGACGGCGCAGCTCGGCGACCCCGAAACGCTCGCCGATCAGTCGAAGTACACGCGCGTCGCCAAGCAGCACCGCGACCTCGAAGAAGTCGTCGCCAAGTATCGCGAGTTCAAGGCGCTCGACAGCGGGATACGCGACACCCGCGAGATGCTCGATATGGAAGAGGACGCCGAGATGCTTCAGCTCGCCCGCGCCGAGCTTGCCGAGCTGGAAGCGCGGCACGAACAGGTTGAAGCCGAGCTGAAAGTATTGTTGCTGCCGAAAGACCCGAACGACGAGAAGAACGTCATTGTCGAAATCCGCGCCGGCACCGGCGGCGACGAAGCGACGCTGTTTGCCGCAGAGGTCATGCGTATGTACTCGCGCTATGCCGAGCGCCAGGGTTGGCGCGTGCAGGTGCTCGACGTTTCGGAGTCGGGCATCGGCGGCATCAAAGAAGCCATCCTGCTGATCGAGGGCGAAAGGGTTTTTTCAAAGCTCAAGCACGAGTCGGGTGTGCATCGCGTCCAGCGTGTGCCGCAGACCGAAGCCTCCGGGCGCATCCATACCTCGGCCATCACCGTGGCCATTCTGCCCGAGGCCGAAGAGGTGGACATCAAGATTGACCCGAAAGACCTGCGCATCGACACCTTCTGCTCGTCGGGGCCGGGGGGCCAATCGGTCAACACCACTTACTCGGCTGTGCGCATCACTCACCTGCCGACCAACACGGTCGTCTCGATGCAGGACGAGAAGTCGCAGATCAAGAACCGCGAGAAAGCCATGCGGGTGCTGCGCTCGCGGCTGCTTGAGATGGAGCAGGCCAAGCAGCACGAAGCCATCGCCAGCGACCGCCGCGCCATGGTCGGCAGCGGCGACCGCTCCGAGAAGATTCGCACCTACAACTTCAAAGAGAACCGCATCACCGACCACCGCATCGGCTACACCGTGCATCAGCTCGACACCTTCATGGAAGGCGACATCGGCAATCTGATCGATGCGCTGGTGGCACATTACCAGGCCGAAAAGCTCCAGGCCGGCAGCGAAGCCGCCGCCTGAACGACAGACATTGCAAATACCGCTGAAGCGCGAGCCACCGGCTTGCGCTTTTTCTTTTTGCGAAAGAGAATTCTCCGGGCTCCCTGGAAACATAGCTCCATCCATGCCTGCATGGGCGCTCATTGATCCGTTTCGACCGGAAAGGAGATCGCATGAACCGCACACGGAGGCTCGCTTACGCGGCGCTGTTGTTCTTTTTATCGCTCAATGCTTCGGCGGCACTCGCGCAAGACGACAAGATTGATCTCTTCGT of Blastocatellia bacterium contains these proteins:
- the prfA gene encoding peptide chain release factor 1, with product MFDKLDSIEKKYEEMTAQLGDPETLADQSKYTRVAKQHRDLEEVVAKYREFKALDSGIRDTREMLDMEEDAEMLQLARAELAELEARHEQVEAELKVLLLPKDPNDEKNVIVEIRAGTGGDEATLFAAEVMRMYSRYAERQGWRVQVLDVSESGIGGIKEAILLIEGERVFSKLKHESGVHRVQRVPQTEASGRIHTSAITVAILPEAEEVDIKIDPKDLRIDTFCSSGPGGQSVNTTYSAVRITHLPTNTVVSMQDEKSQIKNREKAMRVLRSRLLEMEQAKQHEAIASDRRAMVGSGDRSEKIRTYNFKENRITDHRIGYTVHQLDTFMEGDIGNLIDALVAHYQAEKLQAGSEAAA
- the rpmE gene encoding 50S ribosomal protein L31, with the translated sequence MKPDIHPKYMTANVHCACGATWETRSTKPEIRLEICSSCHPFFTGKQKLVDTAGRVERFNRKYGRKTEA
- a CDS encoding DUF1385 domain-containing protein, encoding MKEEQIIVGGQAVIEGVMMRAPHSYAVAVRLPSGEIISKGERLPVLSEQYPMLRLPVLRGAGVLIHSMILGIKALNFSANAIFHETANAPAEPALAGQTAALTSTVAAAAPALAAESRPAVAEVKKTSNAAAAGSMIFAVIFNVFLFIVLPLVLTNMLFVYFGGGTMEAHSASGTWYANAWAWLKASLHPVRPSVMFNLVDGLIRMTFFLVMITTFSLMREMRRVFEYHGAEHKVVYTWEAGEPLTVENARRKSRLHPRCGTSFLMIVMLVSIIAFSIVKFDSLFLNFAVRLLLMPVIAGVSYEIIRASARSRAQWFFAVITRPGLWLQNITTKEPDDQQLEVAIYALEESLKLEPSAVTSSQLSVASS
- a CDS encoding RNA polymerase sigma factor, producing MTETRVEQPEQDERALVLAAQRGDRNAFRALYERYRDRLNNLIFYTLGDAGWAEDVLQIVFIKIYKGLPGFRYQSSPATWMYRIALNECLNQQQRRGVAHVPFEEILGSGDELDRTTLPDLAHADRERREIIGQAVMELSPRLRAVVVLKYVEGLSYDEMAQVLDCSPGTVASRLSRALRQLEARLRPFKRVL